In a genomic window of Lactuca sativa chloroplast, complete genome:
- the petB gene encoding cytochrome b6, translating to MSKVYDWFEERLEIQAIADDITSKYVPPHVNIFYCLGGITLTCFLVQVATGFAMTFYYRPTVTDAFASVQYIMTEANFGWLIRSVHRWSASMMVLMMILHVFRVYLTGGFKKPRELTWVTGVVLGVLTASFGVTGYSLPRDQIGYWAVKIVTGVPEAIPVIGSPLVELLRGSASVGQSTLTRFYSLHTFVLPLLTAVFMLMHFPMIRKQGISGPL from the coding sequence AAAGTCTATGATTGGTTTGAAGAACGTCTCGAGATTCAGGCGATTGCAGATGATATAACTAGTAAATATGTTCCTCCTCATGTAAACATATTTTATTGTCTAGGGGGAATTACGCTTACTTGTTTTTTAGTCCAAGTGGCTACAGGATTTGCTATGACCTTTTACTATCGTCCGACCGTTACTGATGCTTTTGCTTCTGTTCAATACATAATGACTGAAGCTAATTTTGGTTGGTTAATCCGATCAGTTCATCGATGGTCGGCAAGTATGATGGTCCTAATGATGATCCTACATGTATTTCGTGTATATCTCACCGGTGGATTTAAAAAACCTCGCGAATTAACTTGGGTTACAGGTGTGGTTCTGGGTGTATTGACTGCATCTTTTGGTGTAACTGGTTATTCCTTACCTCGGGACCAAATTGGTTATTGGGCAGTGAAAATTGTAACAGGTGTACCTGAAGCTATTCCTGTAATAGGATCACCTTTGGTAGAATTATTGCGCGGAAGTGCTAGTGTGGGACAATCCACTTTGACTCGTTTTTATAGTTTACACACTTTTGTATTGCCGCTTCTTACTGCCGTATTTATGTTAATGCACTTCCCAATGATACGTAAACAAGGTATTTCTGGTCCTTTATAG